The stretch of DNA GCTCTCGGTGATGGTGCTGGGCATCGCGGGGATCATGGTCTGGCTGAACCCCCGCCTCGCGCTGGTGGCGCTGCTGCCGGTGCCGATCATCGCCCTCATCACCTGGAAGTTTATCGACATCATCCAGCCCAAGTACGCCACCGTGCGCAAGACGGTCGGCCACCTCAACAGCCGACTCGAGAACAACCTCGGCGGCATCAAGGTCATCAAGACGTTCAACACCGAGAGCTTCGAGTCCGAGCGCGTCGACGACGTCTCCCAGGACTACTACGACGCCAACTGGGACGCCATCGAGACGCGGATCCTCTTCTTCCCCGCGCTGCGGGTCATCGCCGGCATCGGCTTCATCATCACCTTCGCCGTCGGCGGCCTCTGGGTGCTCGGCGAGGCGCCGCTGTGGATCACCGGCGGGCAGGAGACGCTCAGCCCCGGCGTGTTCACGACCTTTATCCTCTACACGCAGCGGTTCATCTGGCCGATGGCGCAGTTCGGCTCCATCATCAACATGTACCAGCGGGCCCGGGCCTCCAGCGCCCGCCTGTTCGGGCTGATGGACACGCCCTCCCGGATCGTCGAGGATCCCGACGCCGAGGCGCTCGAGGTCACGGACGGTCACGTCGAGTACGACGACGTGAGCTTCGGCTACGACGAGGAGACCATCGTCGAGGACGTCAACTTCGAGGTTGAGGGCGGCGATACCCTCGCGCTGGTCGGTCCCACCGGCGCCGGGAAGTCGACGGTGCTCAAGCTCCTGCTACGGATGTACGACGTCGACGAGGGGTCGATCGAGATCGACCATCAGGACATCCGCGACGTGACGATCCCCTCGCTCCGGAAGAAGCTGGGGTACGTCTCGCAGGACACGTTCATGTTCTACGGGACGGTGTCGGACAACATCGAGTACGGCACGTTCGGCGCCTCCCACGAGGAGGTCGTCGAGGCCGCAAAGGCCGCCGAGGCCCACGAGTTCATCATGAACCTCCCCGAGGGGTACGAGACGGAGATCGGCGAGCGCGGCGTGAAGCTCTCGGGCGGGCAGCGCCAGCGGCTCTCCATCGCCCGCGCGATGCTGAAGGATCCCGAGATCCTGATCCTCGACGAGGCGACCTCGGACGTGGACACGGAGACGGAGATGTTGATCCAGCGCTCCATCGACAAGCTGACCGAGGACCGCACCACGTTCGCGATCGCCCACCGGCTCTCGACGATCAAGGACGCCGACCAGATCCTCGTGCTGGAGGACGGGCAGATCGCCGAGCGCGGCACCCACGAGGAGCTCATCTCGGAGGACGGGCTGTACGCCCACCTCTGGGGCGTGCAGGCCGGCGAGATCGACGAGCTCCCCGAGGAGTTCATCGAGCGCGCACAGGAGCGCCACGCGAAGGCCGACGTGGACGTCGACGACGATTAGGGAACTTCCTCGGCGGCGGATTTCTTCTTCGTCTTGGTGGGAGTAGACAGCATCCCGCCGCTCGTCGTTTCGACTGCGACCACGACCGCGGAGTGAGCAGGGCCACTTGCGACCGCACCGCCCCGCACAGCCCACGAACCTCCCCAGCCGACTCCTTCCCTCGTTTCACTCGGTCAGTCGTCCCTCGCGCTCGGCTCGCGGACGGAGCCGCTCGCGCTTCGCGCCGACAGCGACTGCGGTGCGGTAGCGGTGGACGCCTCGCGGCCGTTCACGGGAGCGAAGCTCCCGTTAGCCAATCAGAAATCTCCGATTTCTGATGACGGCAACCGTCGCCGGCCGCGGGGGGAGGGGTGGGGATTCGGTGCTGTGCCGGGCCTTGTGCCCGGCACCCTGCGGTCACAAGTGGTCTACGAACGAGCTGCTGTTGCTGTCGCAGTCACCAACGGTCGAGCCAGTCCCCTCACCGGTGAAACATACTGCCGTCACCGTCGAACCAATCTCCCCGAGAAAAAACGAGCCAAAACCGAAAAACCGGCTCAGTCGTCCAGATACTCCCCGACGAACAGGTCCACGCGCTCGCGGGTCTCCTCCGGGATCGCCTCCGTCGGCGTGTTGATCGTCCCTTCGAGCGAACTGTGGCAGTCGCACTCGTGGCCCTCCGGGAACGTCCGGATCGCCTCCTCGATCGCGGCCTTGATCGCTTCCTCGTTGGCCTCAGCGTTCTCCAGCACCTCCTGCAGCGTGACTTCGTGGTCCTCCTTCCAGACGTCGTAGTCCGTCACGCCGGCGAGCG from Halolamina sediminis encodes:
- a CDS encoding ABC transporter ATP-binding protein — protein: MSHPSDEDDPFEDIRQKTDNPMRRLFEEYGLPNARYFGIGFSGSVAARVLDLLPPLLLGIAIDAIFGPEQFSLPLVPQSVIPTETMPQFWFAITLLGVSFFGGSAFHWVRNYGWNSFAQTIQHSVRTDTYDKMQRLNMDFFAEKQTGEMMSILSNDVNRLERFLNEGMNSLFRLSVMVLGIAGIMVWLNPRLALVALLPVPIIALITWKFIDIIQPKYATVRKTVGHLNSRLENNLGGIKVIKTFNTESFESERVDDVSQDYYDANWDAIETRILFFPALRVIAGIGFIITFAVGGLWVLGEAPLWITGGQETLSPGVFTTFILYTQRFIWPMAQFGSIINMYQRARASSARLFGLMDTPSRIVEDPDAEALEVTDGHVEYDDVSFGYDEETIVEDVNFEVEGGDTLALVGPTGAGKSTVLKLLLRMYDVDEGSIEIDHQDIRDVTIPSLRKKLGYVSQDTFMFYGTVSDNIEYGTFGASHEEVVEAAKAAEAHEFIMNLPEGYETEIGERGVKLSGGQRQRLSIARAMLKDPEILILDEATSDVDTETEMLIQRSIDKLTEDRTTFAIAHRLSTIKDADQILVLEDGQIAERGTHEELISEDGLYAHLWGVQAGEIDELPEEFIERAQERHAKADVDVDDD